The following are encoded together in the Labrus mixtus chromosome 2, fLabMix1.1, whole genome shotgun sequence genome:
- the LOC132988393 gene encoding E3 ubiquitin-protein ligase RBBP6-like isoform X2, giving the protein MSCVHYKFSSKLEYNTVTFDGLHITLSELKRQIMGRERLKATDCDLQITNAQTREEYTDDEAHIPKHSSVIVRRTPIGGVKPAGRTFIVDRSDTAVVGSSRPTDSSPSMSLAQLAKTANLVDANASEDDKIRAMMSQSNHEYDPIHYSKKAVGPPPAHYTCFRCGKAGHYIRQCPLLMVQDKSVEGPKPVRTSKGIPQSFMVKAEPGTKGAMLTSTGEYAIPAIDREAYAQGKKERPPFVPHDQSSSEDDTDPIPDELLCPICNDLMTDAVVIPCCGNSYCDDCIRTTLLDSEEHICYTCKQADVSPDNLIANKFLRQAVNNFKNETGYTKHARKQLQNAAPPPPRPQLLRPLHSRQQDPLLANISHPPPPSVPLTAPQAQLPAPTPAPTPTPDPAAPAAASAAAAAPTPPHAAVVLEEQVSSPGPAPIVENHSPLHSISQGEPPPPGESDPEPTVTPDSSQNSESGSQGYHSNFAGHLPPIRQPQSSGHQSRAHHSNRGGGRHWESRPFRSRGERPSPMLHTAPPPLPVPPVYPAPSLYPPPPQSYPPPYTSAPGLLPPPLSYQPQPVYAPGPPVLNPPWVAPGTQPPLLPLPPPLSQPPLSKEEFYRQRHHRQDKVTSKLDEFTKDFHKELMKYRNAPKRRRPSYSRSRSYSRSPFSRSPYSRSRSRSRSRSRSRSYSYSPSRSRSRSRSHGRSYPRSPYSRRNGRSYGRSRTRSRSRSRSFGYQRSGSPRTPPPYRGGAWEGAEGAGPFRSRSRSPGGYRSRSPGGRKQPPREPEPYEVNGPTPAGHERWERERYRQWEKQYADWYNKYYKDYENQHPSHHHRGRGSRDRERDRMSPLPRDYSPQGRGRRGREERGPPPHHPQSSSSSGTKSSTKVLKAKKVKKKRTGDDSEPSQSVDRGDATPVRDEPMDELPSLNKTSPTSSKPPGGTTTTKAPASKSSASSVKPSTKATSKTPSDKTKKDKGLKVKAKIKTEGVKAKSEKAKKKIGDGLSTKKKESSFSSSSVTKPIRTSKKTEEAPNSTPKKEKSKSSSVRPPLLKTPPLPSHNLPLLHSSLHDTPRLGHDIRGRRDLPQGGGLLPTPHQHGHPLLHRPPSPGDSRRRMGVEGRSLLGPPPGKLRRIDGLGGDVMSLSHMSHQPPLHRLPPSSDRPGLLPLPGSREMSRDDADRGSIRPLMDLQVKPLAQRRIKLNRDLGRKGSTETPPSDRTPSGSEKTPSTSDRSAANTEGDRPSSTAETAGKKERSSSAERGVSRERQGSAGERLQGSDREQNRSSGPDRDRDRVSGPDRERDRVSGSDRDRASGSDRDRASGSDRDRVSGSDRDRASGSDRDRVSGSDRDRDRGVASDRERDRVPGSSSQKVSVTVDRNSDGERSVRTERKRSSSGSAGGRSVSLDKMTIGEKSAVPRRAVDHQEKPSASSKERGEGSERASKSDRSVSKDRAERSVPSGEKPLAANREAVKDGEETVVKRKPKISRKALTSPTASSLRSTQETRQESDKDQKSVTSKPAEEPSSSPVNSRGCSQTVSPPPSPAREEPIIQPPPRSKWEREDDEEGQENGPSAPKEPSPVPKRVRGREVQAEAQKPVRSAGLETTREERRGVMREEKKVRPPKEEGKSGRTTQTNSDKQKVKLVRDEGRGVREEGRAAGREEGRVVTGKEERAAEGRGGGGREETRGPEPRRQRLCSDLGRETDEAAFVPDYSEGEGSEPERGRSGSLSPSLSQASNSPTLSNHSGSGTTTTTTTTDKKKKKHKKHKKHKKHKKHGSQEKEGEHKVHKHKHKKKKHKKNKDKDAEEEEEKTEEEEEKVPC; this is encoded by the exons ACTGATTCTTCTCCTTCTATGTCACTTGCCCAACTCGCAAAG acTGCAAACCTTGTTGATGCAAATGCATCAGAAGATGACAAGATTAGAGCCATGATGTCACAGTCAAATCATGAATATGACCCGATACA TTACTCCAAGAAAGCGGTTGGGCCTCCACCTGCTCACTACACCTGCTTCCGTTGTGGAAAGGCTGGTCACTACATTCGGCAATGCCCTTTACTCATG GTACAGGATAAAAGTGTGGAGGGTCCAAAGCCAGTAAGAACTAGTAAGGGCATCCCACAGAGTTTCATGGTGAAAGCAGAACCAGGCACCAAGGGAGCAATGTTAACCAGCACTGGAGAATACGCTATACCTGCTATAGATAG GGAGGCGTATGCACAAGGGAAGAAGGAGCGTCCTCCGTTTGTTCCACACGACCAGTCGTCATCTGAAGACGATACAGACCCGATCCCGGATGAACTCTTGTGTCCAATCTGCAATGATCTGATGACCGATGCAGTAGTAATACCCTGCTGTGGAAACAGTTACTGCGATGATT gTATCAGGACTACGTTGTTAGACTCAGAGGAGCACATTTGCTACACATGCAAACAGGCCGACGTTTCACCTGATAATCTCATTGCCAACAAGTTTCTTCGACAG GCCGTGAATAACTTTAAGAATGAGACTGGATACACCAAACATGCTCGCAAACAGCTTCAAAATGcagctccacctccacctcGCCCTCAATTGCTTAGGCCTCTGCACTCAAGACAGCAGGACCCACTGCTAGCCAACATCTCACATCCGCCTCCTCCAAGTGTCCCCCTCACAGCCCCTCAAGCACAGCTGCCAGCTCCCACACCTGCACCTACACCTACACCTGATCCGGCTGCcccagctgctgcttctgctgcggctgctgctccGACTCCTCCTCATGCTGCTGTTGTTCTGGAAGAACAAGTTTCTTCACCAGGTCCTGCACCTATTGTTGAAAACCATTCTCCTCTTCACTCTATCAGCCAGGGTGAACCGCCTCCACCGGG tGAGTCAGATCCAGAACCTACAGTGACACCAGACTCATCACAAAACTCAGAATCCGGCTCACAG GGCTACCATTCAAACTTCGCTGGCCACTTGCCACCAATAAGACAACCTCAATCATCAG GTCACCAGTCACGAGCCCACCACTctaacagaggaggaggcagacaCTGGGAGAG CAGGCCTTTCAGAAGTAGAGGAGAGCGCCCCTCCCCTATGCTCCATAcagctccacctcctcttccagtTCCTCCAGTGTACCCAGCCCCATCCCTGTACCCGCCTCCCCCGCAGTCATACCCTCCACCCTACACCTCTGCCCCtggcctcctccctcctcccctcagtTACCAGCCCCAGCCTGTTTATGCCCCTGGACCACCAGTGCTCAACCCTCCATGGGTTGCCCCCGGTACCcagcctcctcttctccctctccctcctcccctctctcaaCCCCCCCTCTCGAAGGAAGAATTCTACAGACAGCGGCACCACAGACAGGACAA AGTAACATCCAAACTGGATGaatttactaaagacttccacAAAGAGCTTATGAAGTACAGAAATGCACCAAAGAGACGAAGACCATCTTATTCAAG ATCACGGTCATACAGTCGCTCTCCATTCAGCCGTTCTCCTTACTCTCGCTCTAGGTCCAGATCTAGATCCAGATCGAGATCCAGGTCTTACTCGTATTCTCCCAGTAGATCCCGCTCCCGGTCACGCTCCCATGGCCGGTCTTATCCACGCTCGCCTTATTCCAGACGCAATGGACGCAGCTATGGACGCTCACGTACAAGATCCCGCTCTCGTTCAAGGTCTTTTGGGTATCAGCGCTCTGGCTCACCACGGACTCCTCCCCCCTACCGTGGAGGAGCCTGGGagggagcagagggagcagGGCCCTTCAGGTCTAGGTCTCGTTCCCCTGGTGGGTACAGGAGCCGAAGCCCTGGTGGGCGAAAGCAACCTCCGCGGGAGCCTGAACCTTATGAAGTGAATGGTCCAACTCCTGCAGGCCATGAGCGCTGGGAAAGAGAGAGGTATCGGCAGTGGGAGAAGCAGTACGCAGACTGGTACAACAAATACTACAAAGATTATGAAAACCAACATCCCTCTCATCATCACAGAGGTCGTGGCAGCAGAGACAGGGAGCGGGACAGAATGTCTCCATTACCAAGAGATTATTCCCCCCAGggcagagggagaagagggagagaggagaggggtcCTCCACCTCACCATCCCcaatcctcttcctcatctggGACAAAGTCCAGCACTAAAGTCTTGAAGgcaaagaaagtaaaaaagaagaGGACTGGGGATGATTCAGAGCCATCACAGTCAGTAGACAGAGGTGATGCTACACCTGTCAGAGATGAACCAATGGACGAACTTCCTTCACTTAATAAAACATCCCCCACTTCATCAAAGCCTCCAGGTGGCACTACAACCACTAAAGCTCCAGCCTCTAAAAGCTCTGCTTCATCTGTTAAACCCTCAACCAAAGCAACATCCAAGACTCCGTCTGACAAGACGAAGAAGGACAAGGGACTGAAGGTGAAAGCTAAGATAAAAACGGAGGGTGTGAAGGCGAAGAGTGAAAAAGCGAAGAAAAAGATAGGTGATGGATTGTCTACCAAAAAGAAAGAatcctcattctcctcctcttctgtcacAAAACCGATCAGGACtagtaaaaaaacagaagaagccCCCAACTCCACACCTAAAAAGGAGAAGAGTAAAAGCTCTTCAGTGAGGCCTCCCCTACTTAAgacccctcctcttccctctcacAACCTTCCTCTACTCCATTCCTCCCTTCATGACACTCCTAGACTAGGTCATGACATTCGGGGGAGAAGAGATCTTCCACAGGGTGGCGGTCTCCTTCCTACCCCCCATCAACATGGACACCCACTCCTCCATAGACCTCCCTCCCCGGGCGACAGCCGGAGAAGGATGGGAGTTGAGGGTCGCTCTTTGCTTGGACCTCCTCCTGGAAAGCTGAGGAGAATAGATGGATTAGGGGGTGATGTCATGTCCCTCTCACACATGTCTCATCAGCCCCCGCTCCACAGACTCCCACCCTCTTCAGACAGACCCGGTCTTCTGCCCTTACCAGGGAGCCGTGAGATGAGTCGGGATGATGCAGATCGAGGATCAATCAGACCTCTGATGGATCTTCAG GTGAAGCCCTTGGCCCAGAGGAGGATAAAGCTAAACAGAGATCTGGGAAGAAAAGGCAGCACTGAGACACCACCGTCAGACAGAACACCATCAGGTTCTGAGAAGACGCCTTCAACTTCGGATCGATCTGCTGCTAATACTGAAGGAGACAGACCCAGTAGCACAGCGGAAACTGCTGGAAAAAAGGAGCGATCGTCGTCTGCTGAGAGGGGAGTCTCCAGAGAAAGAcaagggagtgctggagagagactgcagggctcagacagagagcagaacagaagCTCAGGACCAGACAGAGATCGAGACAGAGTTTCAGGAccagacagagagcgagacagagtcTCAGGATCAGACCGAGACAGAGCCTCAGGATCAGACCGAGACAGAGCCTCAGGATCAGACCGAGACAGAGTCTCAGGATCAGACCGAGACAGAGCCTCAGGATCAGACCGAGACAGAGTCTCAGGATCAGACCGAGACCGAGATAGAGGCGTGGCatctgacagagagagggaccgGGTCCCTGGATCAAGCTCACAGAAGGTTTCTGTAACAGTGGACAGAAACTCTGACGGAGAAAGATCCGTGAGGACAGAACGAAAGAGGTCCAGTAGTGGAAGTGCAGGAGGCAGGTCTGTCTCTCTGGATAAAATGACCATTGGAGAGAAATCAGCTGTCCCCAGGAGAGCAGTAGACCATCAGGAAAAACCAAGCGCATCTTccaaggaaagaggagaggggtCAGAAAGAGCTTCAAAATCTGACAG GAGTGTTTCaaaggacagagcagagaggagtgtACCCTCAGGAGAGAAACCACTTGCTGCTAACCGAGAAG CAGTAAAAGATGGTGAGGAAACTGTTGTGAAACGCAAACCGAAGATCAGCCGTAAAGCCCTAACAAGCCCAACAGCGAGCTCCCTGAG GTCAACTCAAGAAACAAGGCAGGAGTCGGACAAAGACCAGAAGAGTGTCACCTCCAAACCTGCAGAAGAGCCCTCATCCAGCCCTGTGAACAGCAGAGGCTGCAGCCAAACTGTCAGCCCCCCTCCCAGCCCTGCCAGAGAGGAGCCAATCATTCAGCCTCCTCCTCGCTCCAAATGggagagagaagatgatgaagagggcCAGGAAAATGGACCTAGTGCTCCCAAGGAGCCGTCACCAGTGCCAAAGAGGGTAAGAGGCAGAGAGGTTCAGGCTGAAGCACAGAAACCTGTCAGAAGTGCAGGACTGGAGACAacaagggaggagaggagaggagtcatgagagaagagaagaaagtgaGACCACCAAAGGAGGAGGGCAAAAGTGGCAGGACAACACAGACCAATTCAGATAAACAAAAAGTAAAGCTTGTGCGGGATGAAGGGAGAGGAGTAAGGGAAGAAGGAAGAGCTGCAGGAAGAGAAGAGGGGCGCGTAGTGACTGGAAAGGAGGAAAGAGCAGCAGaagggagaggtggaggaggacgagaggagacTCGTGGCCCAGAGCCCAGGAGACAGCGTCTGTGCTCTGACCTGGGCCGTGAGACAGACGAGGCTGCTTTTGTTCCCGATTACAGCGAAGGAGAAGGATCTGAGccggagagagggaggagtggCAGCCTCAGTCCCTCTCTCAGCCAGGCCTCCAACAGCCCCACCCTGAGCAACCACAGCGGCTCGGGAACCACCACCACTACCACTACaacagacaagaagaagaagaaacacaagaaacataaaaaacacaagaagcatAAGAAGCATGGCAGCCAGGAAAAAGAAGGGGAACACAAGGTGCAtaagcacaaacacaagaagaagaaacacaaaaagaacaaagataaagacgcagaggaagaggaggagaagaccgaggaagaagaggaaaaggttCCATGTTAA